In a genomic window of Narcine bancroftii isolate sNarBan1 chromosome 7, sNarBan1.hap1, whole genome shotgun sequence:
- the LOC138738599 gene encoding 1-acyl-sn-glycerol-3-phosphate acyltransferase gamma-like, which translates to MSVIAYLKTHFIVHLLLGFVFVVSGFCINFIQLCTVPIWLFSKRLYRHLNCRLAYSLWSQLVLLLEWWSGTECTLFTDQATVDRFGKEHVIVILNHNYEIDFLCGWTMCERYGILGSSKVLAKQELLYVPLIGWTWYFLEIVFCKRRWDEDRDTVTRGLLALRDYPEFMWFLLYCEGTRFTEKKHRISMEVAASKGLPKLKHHLLPRTKGFTTTVEYLRGTVTAVYDVTLNFRDQENPTLLGILHGKQYHADMCVRRFPLEDIPEDEKECAAWLHKLYQEKDALQDQYAKEGTFPGQQIKPHRRPWPFLNWLFWVIVLLTPLFSFTVGVFASGSPLLIGSFLLSVGVASFCVRRLIGVTEIGKGSSYGNQEFKKSM; encoded by the exons ATGAGTGTGATTGCCTACCTGAAGACTCACTTCATTGTTCACCTTTTACTGGGGTTTGTTTTTGTGGTCAGTGGCTTCTGCATCAACTTCATCCAGCTCTGCACTGTCCCCATCTGGCTATTCAGCAAGCGGCTCTACCGGCATCTGAACTGCCGCCTCGCCTACTCTCTGTGGAGTC AGCTGGTCCTGCTGCTAGAATGGTGGTCCGGCACGGAGTGCACGCTTTTCACGGACCAGGCCACCGTGGACAGATTTGGCAAGGAGCATGTCATTGTCATCTTAAATCACAATTATGAGATAGACTTCCTATGTGGTTGGACCATGTGTGAGAGATACGGCATTCTGGGG AGTTCCAAAGTCCTGGCAAAGCAGGAGCTGCTCTACGTCCCTCTGATTGGCTGGACGTGGTATTTCCTGGAGATTGTTTTCTGTAAGCGCCGTTGGGACGAGGACAGAGACACTGTGACGAGGGGGCTGCTGGCTCTACGGGACTACCCAGAGTTCATGTGG TTCTTGCTGTACTGTGAAGGCACACGGTTTACGGAGAAGAAGCACCGGATCAGCATGGAGGTGGCTGCATCCAAGGGCTTGCCGAAGCTGAAACATCACCTGTTACCAAGGACCAAAGGCTTTACCACCACAGTGGAGTATCTCAGGGGGACAG TTACCGCTGTTTATGATGTGACATTGAACTTTCGAGACCAGGAGAACCCGACGCTACTTGGAATTCTGCACGGCAAACAGTACCACGCAGACATGTGTGTCAG GAGGTTTCCTCTGGAGGATATCCCTGAAGATGAGAAGGAATGTGCTGCTTGGCTTCATAAACTGTACCAGGAGAAG GATGCTCTCCAGGACCAGTACGCCAAGGAAGGCACTTTCCCCGGGCAACAGATCAAACCTCACCGTCGGCCCTGGCCCTTCCTCAACTGGCTCTTCTGGGTGATTGTTTTGCTGACCCCGCTCTTTAGCTTCACGGTGGGAGTATTTGCCAGTGGCTCTCCGTTGCTGATAGGTTCCTTCCTGCTGTCTGTGGGTGTAG CCTCGTTCTGTGTGCGCCGGCTGATTGGAGTGACGGAGATTGGAAAGGGGTCAAGCTACGGAAATCAGGAATTCAAGAAGAGCATGTAG